From one Trifolium pratense cultivar HEN17-A07 linkage group LG1, ARS_RC_1.1, whole genome shotgun sequence genomic stretch:
- the LOC123899392 gene encoding DNA topoisomerase 6 subunit A has product MADKKRKRTEPTEEILPFKNKLKPDSVILEILKQLKTSTASSSGTKTLTLQELSLPFQCREVADLSLSSVQSNIESVALKIAHSILSCNGFAFDVPSRSSANQHYVPELDRIVLKDKSSLRPFANVSTVRKTTITARILELIHQLCLKGIHVTKRDLFYTDVKLFQDQMQSDTVLDDVSCMLGCTRSSLNVVAAEKGVVVGRLIFSDNGDMIDCTKMGMGGKAIPPNIDRVGDMQSDALFILLVEKDAAYMRLAEDRFYNRFPCIIVTAKGQPDVSTRLFLRKMKTELKLPVLALVDSDPYGLKILSVYGCGSKNMSYDSSHLTTPDIKWLGIRPSDLDKYKIPEQCRLPMTEQDIKTGKDMLEEDFVKKNPGWVEELTLMVKTKQKAEIQALSTFGFQYLSEVYLPLKLQQQDWL; this is encoded by the exons ATGGCTGACAAAAAACGCAAACGAACTGAACCAACCGAGGAAATACTACCATTCAAGAACAAACTGAAACCAGATTCAGTCATACTAGAAATCTTAAAACAATTGAAAACTTCGACCGCATCTTCTTCTGGAACCAAAACCCTAACCCTCCAAGAACTCTCCCTCCCCTTCCAATGCCGTGAAGTAGCGGACCTCTCCCTCTCCTCCGTTCAATCCAACATCGAGTCCGTTGCTCTCAAGATCGCCCACTCCATTCTCTCCTGCAATGGCTTCGCCTTCGATGTTCCTTCTCGTTCCTCCGCTAACCAGCACTACGTCCCTGAACTCGATCGCATCGTTCTCAAGGATAAATCGTCTCTTCGTCCTTTTGCCAACGTCTCAACTGTTCGTAAAACCACAATTACTGCTCGAATCCTCGAGCTTATTCACCAGCTTTGCCTCAAAGGGATACATGTTACTAAGCGTGATCTCTTCTACACTGATGTTAAGCTCTTCCAGGATCAG ATGCAATCTGACACGGTTCTGGATGATGTTTCATGCATGTTGGGCTGCACACGTTCGAGCCTCAACGTTGTTGCTGCGGAGAAAGGAGTGGTTGTGGGAAGGTTGATTTTCAGTGACAATGGAGATATGATTGACTGCACCAAAATGGGTATGGGGGGGAAGGCGATTCCGCCTAATATAGATCGAGTTGGGGACATGCAGAGTGATGCTCTGTTCATTCTCTTGGTGGAGAAGGATGCTGCTTATATGCGGTTGGCTGAAGATAGGTTCTACAACCGGTTTCCTTGTATAATCGTGACAGCGAAGGGGCAACCTGATGTTTCCACGAGGCTCTTCTTGCGGAAAATGAAGACTGAGTTGAAGCTTCCAGTGCTGGCACTTGTTGACAGTGATCCTTATGGATTGAAGATTCTATCGGTTTATGGGTGTGGGTCAAAAAACATGTCTTATGACAGTTCTCACTTAACTACCCCTGATATAAAATGGCTAGGGATTAGGCCTAGTGATTTGGACAAGTACAAGATACCCGAGCAGTGTAGATTGCCCATGACCGAGCAGGATATAAAGACCGGAAAGGACATGTTGGAGGAGGATTTTGTCAAGAAGAATCCTGGTTGGGTTGAGGAATTGACATTGATGGTTAAAACTAAGCAGAAGGCTGAGATACAGGCTTTGAGCACATTTGGTTTTCAATATCTCTCTGAAGTTTATTTGCCCTTGAAATTGCAGCAGCAGGATTGGCTGTGA
- the LOC123902664 gene encoding uncharacterized protein LOC123902664, producing MEQAAANIHKMETKRGLHDDGGATNSGQTDHEILRDPAPVRSKGCAGVSSSSTRKKRKPGQCTVCKEYGHNKQTCEIRRHRANKTHSADADRHNNDFSDDSLHNDLD from the exons ATGGAACAGGCTGCTGCTAATATTCATAAGATGGAAACAAAGAGGGGCTTACATGATGATGGTGGAGCCACAAATTCAGGTCAAACTGACCATGAGATATTGAGGGATCCTGCTCCAGTTAGAAGTAAAGGATGTGCCGGTGTATCTTCGTCATCTACTCGGAAGAAAAGGAAGCCGGGTCAGTGTACTGTTTGTAAAGAGTATGGGCATAATAAGCAAACATGTGAAATACGTCGACATCGTGCTAACAAGACACATTCGGCAGATGCAGATCGTCACAACAATGACTTCAGTGATGACTCT TTGCATAATGATCTTGACTGA